A window of the Kineococcus mangrovi genome harbors these coding sequences:
- the pheT gene encoding phenylalanine--tRNA ligase subunit beta, whose product MRIPLSWLAEHVDLEPGATGVDVAASLVRVGLEEEGIHTAGITGPVVVGRVLDLAGEPQKNGKTINWTHVDVGPEHNDPAGSRGIVCGAHNFVEGDLVVVALPGAELPGGFGISARTTYGHVSDGMICSARELGLGEDHDGIIVLSQHLPGVEVAPGQDALALLGLAEETVEVNVTPDRGYCFSIRGIAREYAHGTRRPVAGVLRDPVDVEVPLPSGPGYVVRLTDDAPVRGAVGCDRFVARVVRGVDPARPTPAFIADRLRQAGMRPISLAVDVTNYVMLATGQPLHAYDLEQLQGEVVVRRARAGERLTTLDDVERTLDPEDLLITDEVPGDPSTSRVLSLAGVMGGAASEVSAATRDVLVEAAHFAQVTVARTARRHRLPSEAAKRFERGTDPTICAAAAELAVRLLVEHGGGTAETTATDVGGAPAPQPIAMDAGFPERVVGVRYAADVVVGALTEIGCTVGVDGSSLTVTPPPWRPDLTGRVHLVEEVARLAGYDAIPSVLPPAPAGTGLTPGQRARRSVARALADDGFVEVLSYPFVAASVHDAQRLPADDPRRTALRLANPLSEQQPLMRTSLLDSLVEVVRRNVSRGSRDLALVELGSVTHPRAGAGRAEVPGVDRRPSQEELARLRAAVPAQPLHVAGVLTGARRRPGALADGFARTAEPAGWADAVEAARTVATSVGVEVVVAAAEHPPWHPGRCARITTPQGHVVGYAGELHPSAVAALGLPARAAAFELDLDVLLALVGAAPQVEPLSGLPAATQDVALVVDAATPAASVQDALREGAGPLLEEVHLFDVYTGAQVGEGRKSLAFALRFRAPDRTLTAEEASAARAAAVALAAERTGAVQRV is encoded by the coding sequence ATGCGCATCCCCCTGAGCTGGCTCGCCGAGCACGTCGACCTCGAACCCGGTGCGACCGGCGTGGACGTCGCGGCGTCCCTCGTCCGCGTCGGCCTCGAGGAGGAGGGCATCCACACGGCCGGGATCACCGGGCCCGTCGTCGTGGGCCGCGTCCTGGACCTGGCCGGGGAGCCGCAGAAGAACGGCAAGACGATCAACTGGACCCACGTCGACGTCGGGCCGGAGCACAACGACCCCGCCGGCTCGCGCGGGATCGTCTGCGGCGCGCACAACTTCGTCGAGGGCGACCTCGTCGTCGTCGCGCTGCCCGGCGCCGAGCTGCCCGGCGGCTTCGGCATCTCCGCGCGCACGACGTACGGGCACGTCTCGGACGGCATGATCTGCTCGGCCCGCGAACTGGGCCTGGGCGAGGACCACGACGGCATCATCGTGCTCTCGCAGCACCTCCCGGGCGTCGAGGTGGCGCCGGGGCAGGACGCGCTGGCCCTGCTGGGCCTGGCCGAGGAGACCGTCGAGGTCAACGTCACGCCCGACCGGGGCTACTGCTTCAGCATCCGCGGGATCGCCCGCGAGTACGCCCACGGCACGCGCCGTCCCGTCGCCGGGGTGCTGCGCGACCCGGTCGACGTCGAGGTGCCCCTGCCCTCCGGCCCGGGGTACGTCGTCCGGCTCACCGACGACGCCCCCGTGCGCGGGGCCGTCGGCTGCGACCGCTTCGTGGCCCGCGTCGTCCGGGGCGTGGACCCGGCGCGCCCGACCCCGGCGTTCATCGCCGACCGCTTGCGGCAGGCCGGGATGCGGCCGATCTCGCTGGCCGTCGACGTGACCAACTACGTGATGCTCGCCACCGGGCAGCCCCTGCACGCCTACGACCTCGAGCAGCTGCAGGGCGAGGTCGTCGTCCGCCGGGCCCGCGCCGGCGAACGCCTCACCACGCTCGACGACGTCGAACGCACCCTGGACCCCGAGGACCTGCTCATCACCGACGAGGTCCCCGGGGACCCCTCGACCTCCCGGGTGCTGAGCCTGGCCGGTGTCATGGGCGGGGCCGCCAGCGAGGTCTCGGCCGCGACCCGCGACGTGCTGGTCGAGGCCGCGCACTTCGCGCAGGTCACGGTGGCCCGCACGGCGCGCAGGCACCGGCTGCCGTCGGAGGCCGCCAAGCGGTTCGAGCGGGGCACCGACCCGACGATCTGCGCCGCCGCGGCCGAACTCGCCGTCCGGCTCCTCGTCGAGCACGGTGGCGGGACGGCCGAGACGACGGCGACCGACGTCGGTGGAGCCCCGGCTCCGCAGCCGATCGCGATGGACGCCGGGTTCCCCGAACGGGTGGTCGGCGTCCGCTACGCCGCCGACGTCGTCGTGGGCGCGCTGACCGAGATCGGCTGCACCGTCGGCGTCGACGGGAGTTCCCTCACGGTGACGCCGCCGCCGTGGCGACCGGACCTCACCGGCCGCGTCCACCTCGTCGAGGAGGTCGCCCGCCTCGCCGGGTACGACGCGATCCCGTCCGTCCTGCCGCCGGCCCCGGCCGGCACCGGCCTGACGCCGGGGCAGCGGGCCCGCCGCTCGGTCGCCCGGGCGCTCGCCGACGACGGCTTCGTCGAGGTGCTGAGCTACCCGTTCGTCGCGGCGTCCGTCCACGACGCGCAGCGACTGCCCGCCGACGACCCGCGCCGCACCGCGCTGCGACTGGCCAACCCGTTGTCCGAGCAGCAGCCGCTGATGCGCACGAGCCTGCTCGACTCCCTGGTGGAGGTGGTGCGGCGCAACGTCTCCCGCGGGTCGCGAGACCTCGCCCTCGTCGAGCTGGGCTCGGTCACCCACCCCCGCGCCGGCGCCGGGCGCGCCGAGGTGCCCGGGGTGGACCGCCGCCCGTCGCAGGAGGAGCTGGCCCGCCTGCGGGCGGCCGTGCCGGCCCAGCCGCTGCACGTGGCCGGGGTGCTCACCGGCGCCCGGCGCCGCCCCGGGGCGCTCGCGGACGGGTTCGCCCGCACGGCCGAACCCGCCGGCTGGGCCGACGCGGTCGAGGCCGCCCGGACGGTCGCGACGTCCGTCGGGGTCGAGGTCGTCGTCGCGGCGGCCGAGCACCCCCCGTGGCACCCGGGACGGTGCGCGCGGATCACGACGCCGCAGGGGCACGTGGTCGGGTACGCCGGGGAGCTGCACCCGTCCGCGGTCGCGGCGCTCGGGCTGCCCGCGCGCGCGGCCGCCTTCGAGCTCGACCTGGACGTGCTGCTCGCCCTCGTCGGCGCGGCCCCGCAGGTCGAGCCGCTGTCGGGTCTGCCGGCCGCGACGCAGGACGTCGCCCTCGTCGTGGACGCGGCGACCCCCGCGGCGAGCGTGCAGGACGCGCTGCGCGAGGGTGCCGGTCCGCTCCTGGAGGAGGTGCACCTCTTCGACGTCTACACGGGCGCGCAGGTGGGGGAGGGCCGCAAGTCGCTGGCCTTCGCCCTGCGCTTCCGGGCGCCGGACCGGACGCTGACCGCGGAGGAGGCCAGCGCGGCCCGCGCCGCCGCCGTCGCCCTGGCCGCGGAGCGGACGGGGGCGGTGCAGCGTGTCTGA
- the pheS gene encoding phenylalanine--tRNA ligase subunit alpha — MPDQPDVPEGAVDETSVQAALDAALAAVAAATDLDELKAARSAHAGDRSPLALANRAIGTLPGPEKAAAGKRVGQARGRVNAAVAQRGTVLEAEHTERVLREEVVDVTLPAARPDRGARHPIPLLVERVGDVFTAMGWEVAEGPEVEAEWFNFDALNFDADHPARQMQDTFFVADDAGGAQSGLVLRTHTSPVQSRSLLQRGVPLYVVCPGKVFRTDELDATHTPVFHQLEGIAIDEGLTMANLKGTLDHFARAMFGSAVETRWRPAFFPFTEPSAELDLRFSLGRDAERGWIEWGGCGMVNPNVLRAAGIDPDRYQGFAFGMGIERTLMFRNGVTDMRDVVEGDVRFSRAFGVEDLSASGVANVVAPAVAAGEGDL; from the coding sequence ATGCCCGACCAGCCCGACGTGCCCGAGGGCGCGGTGGACGAGACGAGCGTGCAGGCAGCCCTCGACGCCGCCCTCGCCGCGGTGGCCGCGGCCACCGACCTCGACGAGCTCAAGGCCGCGCGCTCGGCGCACGCGGGCGACCGCAGCCCGCTGGCCCTGGCGAACCGTGCCATCGGCACGCTGCCCGGACCGGAGAAGGCGGCCGCCGGCAAGCGCGTCGGCCAGGCCCGCGGCCGGGTGAACGCCGCGGTCGCCCAGCGCGGCACCGTCCTGGAGGCCGAGCACACCGAGCGCGTCCTGCGCGAGGAGGTCGTGGACGTCACGCTGCCCGCGGCGCGCCCGGACCGCGGTGCCCGGCACCCGATCCCCCTGCTGGTCGAACGCGTCGGCGACGTGTTCACGGCGATGGGCTGGGAGGTGGCAGAGGGCCCCGAGGTCGAGGCCGAGTGGTTCAACTTCGACGCCCTGAACTTCGACGCCGACCACCCGGCGCGGCAGATGCAGGACACGTTCTTCGTCGCCGACGACGCCGGGGGGGCGCAGTCCGGTCTCGTGCTGCGCACCCACACCTCGCCCGTGCAGAGCCGGTCGCTCCTGCAGCGCGGTGTGCCGCTGTACGTCGTGTGCCCCGGCAAGGTGTTCCGCACCGACGAGCTCGACGCGACCCACACCCCGGTGTTCCACCAGCTCGAGGGCATCGCGATCGACGAGGGTCTGACGATGGCGAACCTCAAGGGCACGCTGGACCACTTCGCGCGCGCCATGTTCGGCTCGGCCGTCGAGACGCGCTGGCGGCCGGCGTTCTTCCCGTTCACCGAGCCGAGCGCCGAGCTGGACCTGCGCTTCTCCCTGGGGCGGGACGCCGAGCGCGGCTGGATCGAGTGGGGCGGGTGCGGGATGGTCAACCCGAACGTGCTGCGGGCCGCGGGCATCGACCCCGACCGCTACCAGGGTTTCGCGTTCGGCATGGGGATCGAGCGGACCTTGATGTTCCGCAACGGGGTGACGGACATGCGCGACGTGGTGGAGGGTGACGTGCGGTTCAGCCGGGCGTTCGGCGTGGAGGACCTGTCCGCCTCCGGGGTCGCGAACGTCGTCGCCCCGGCCGTGGCCGCGGGGGAGGGGGACCTCTGA
- a CDS encoding PAS domain-containing sensor histidine kinase: MPEARGSAEAVSSALPPVLPALDLDDLPDGVVVTAGDGSIVDLNVVAERLLGRPRTDLLGAPSRRALPLQDTSGRRWWDVLQDTSRRPSGVTGDGHAERLLLLPGGTELLVTARFHRDETGALLRTVLALRTPDERRRAETDTTSLIATVAHELRSPLTSVKQFTASLLRRWDRFSDEQKRLMLSTVQADADRVSRLVGDLLDVARVDAGRLTVHRRPMDLPALVREHVDRLRMAGYDDERFELTVAPDLPELWADPDRMAQVVTNLVDNAVRHGAGTVVVTVAGDRAGDGARDGWVVLTVEDNGEGVPVENRPYVFSKFWHGGARSGTGLGLYLTRGLVEAHGGDVDVDSAATGGARFTVRLPAGEPAATVR, from the coding sequence GTGCCCGAGGCGAGGGGGAGCGCCGAGGCCGTGTCGTCGGCCCTTCCTCCCGTGCTGCCCGCGCTCGACCTCGACGACCTGCCCGACGGGGTGGTGGTCACCGCCGGGGACGGGTCCATCGTCGACCTCAACGTGGTGGCCGAACGCCTCCTGGGACGACCGCGCACCGACCTCCTCGGAGCCCCCTCGCGCCGCGCCCTCCCCCTGCAGGACACGTCCGGCCGCCGGTGGTGGGACGTCCTGCAGGACACCTCGCGCCGGCCCAGCGGCGTCACCGGGGACGGGCACGCCGAACGGCTGCTCCTGCTGCCCGGCGGCACGGAACTGCTCGTCACCGCCCGCTTCCACCGCGACGAGACCGGTGCCCTCCTGCGCACGGTACTCGCCCTGCGGACCCCCGACGAACGGCGCCGCGCCGAGACGGACACCACGAGCCTCATCGCGACCGTCGCCCACGAGCTGCGCTCGCCCCTGACGTCGGTGAAGCAGTTCACGGCCAGCCTGCTGCGCCGGTGGGACCGCTTCAGCGACGAGCAGAAGCGCCTCATGCTGAGCACCGTGCAGGCCGACGCCGACCGGGTCAGCCGGCTCGTGGGGGACCTGCTCGACGTCGCCCGCGTCGACGCGGGCCGGCTCACCGTGCACCGCCGGCCCATGGACCTCCCCGCGCTGGTGCGCGAGCACGTCGACCGGTTGCGGATGGCCGGGTACGACGACGAGCGGTTCGAGCTGACCGTGGCGCCGGACCTGCCCGAGCTGTGGGCCGACCCGGACCGGATGGCGCAGGTGGTGACGAACCTCGTCGACAACGCGGTGCGGCACGGCGCCGGGACGGTGGTCGTGACCGTCGCCGGGGACCGGGCCGGCGACGGCGCGCGGGACGGCTGGGTCGTCCTGACGGTCGAGGACAACGGCGAGGGGGTCCCGGTCGAGAACCGGCCCTACGTCTTCTCCAAGTTCTGGCACGGCGGCGCCCGCAGCGGCACGGGCCTGGGCCTGTACCTGACCAGGGGTCTGGTCGAGGCCCACGGCGGTGACGTCGACGTCGACTCGGCCGCGACCGGCGGCGCCCGCTTCACCGTCCGCCTGCCCGCCGGTGAGCCCGCCGCGACCGTCCGCTGA
- a CDS encoding TrmH family RNA methyltransferase, whose protein sequence is MPLLDVPVLSNPRAERVRAVRALAGRSARQRHGRFLAEGPQAVREAVAAGAALEVYATPEAADRYPQIVRDTPKAWAVTDEVLAAMSDTVTPQGLLAVCPATTADLDDVLARHPRLVAVLDRVRDPGNAGTVLRAADAAGADAVVLTASSVDVFNPKCVRSTAGSLFHLPVVVGRTLQDVVDGLRRSGSSVLAADGTGDLDLDDLADEAARADTGRVDLRRRTAWVFGNEAAGLDEAGRALADAVVRVPLHGRAESLNLATAAVVCLYASARAHRARPGGPARSAS, encoded by the coding sequence GTGCCCCTCCTCGACGTCCCCGTCCTCTCGAACCCTCGAGCGGAACGGGTGCGCGCCGTGCGGGCGCTGGCCGGGCGTTCGGCGCGTCAGCGGCACGGCCGGTTCCTCGCCGAGGGCCCGCAGGCCGTCCGGGAGGCCGTCGCCGCCGGCGCCGCCCTCGAGGTCTACGCCACGCCGGAGGCCGCCGACCGGTACCCGCAGATCGTGCGCGACACGCCCAAGGCGTGGGCCGTGACCGACGAGGTCCTCGCGGCCATGAGCGACACGGTCACCCCGCAGGGCCTCCTGGCCGTCTGCCCCGCGACGACGGCCGACCTCGACGACGTGCTGGCCCGGCACCCGCGGCTGGTCGCCGTCCTGGACCGGGTGCGCGACCCGGGCAACGCGGGCACCGTCCTGCGCGCCGCCGACGCGGCCGGTGCCGACGCGGTCGTCCTCACCGCGAGCAGCGTCGACGTCTTCAACCCCAAGTGCGTCCGCTCGACCGCCGGCAGCCTGTTCCACCTCCCCGTCGTCGTCGGGCGCACCCTGCAGGACGTCGTCGACGGCTTGCGGCGCAGCGGGTCCAGCGTCCTGGCGGCGGACGGGACGGGCGATCTCGACCTCGACGACCTGGCCGACGAGGCCGCCCGCGCCGACACCGGCCGCGTCGACCTGCGCCGCCGAACGGCCTGGGTCTTCGGCAACGAGGCCGCGGGCCTGGACGAGGCCGGACGGGCCCTCGCCGACGCGGTCGTCCGGGTGCCGCTGCACGGGCGCGCCGAGAGCCTGAACCTGGCGACGGCTGCCGTCGTCTGCCTGTACGCCAGCGCCCGCGCGCACCGGGCGCGTCCCGGTGGTCCCGCGCGGTCCGCGAGCTGA
- the rplT gene encoding 50S ribosomal protein L20, producing MARVKRAVNAQKKRRTVLEQASGYRGQRSRLYRKAKEQVTHSLVYAYRDRKARKGDFRRLWIQRINAAARAEGMTYNRFVQGLKAAEIEVDRRMLAELAVSDPAAFSALVATAKASLPATTVAEGSAA from the coding sequence GTGGCACGCGTCAAGCGCGCAGTCAACGCCCAGAAGAAGCGTCGCACCGTCCTCGAGCAGGCCAGCGGCTACCGCGGCCAGCGCTCGCGCCTGTACCGCAAGGCGAAGGAGCAGGTCACCCACTCCCTCGTCTACGCGTACCGCGACCGCAAGGCGCGCAAGGGCGACTTCCGCCGCCTCTGGATCCAGCGCATCAACGCTGCCGCCCGCGCCGAGGGCATGACGTACAACCGCTTCGTCCAGGGCCTGAAGGCCGCCGAGATCGAGGTCGACCGCCGCATGCTGGCCGAGCTCGCCGTCTCCGACCCGGCCGCCTTCTCGGCCCTCGTGGCGACGGCCAAGGCCTCCCTGCCGGCCACCACGGTGGCCGAGGGTTCCGCGGCCTGA
- the rpmI gene encoding 50S ribosomal protein L35 encodes MPKNKTHSGAKKRFRVTGSGKVMRERANKRHLLEVKPSTRTRRLSVDAVVAPADAKKVKKLLGL; translated from the coding sequence GTGCCCAAGAACAAGACCCACTCCGGCGCCAAGAAGCGCTTCCGCGTGACCGGCTCCGGCAAGGTCATGCGCGAGCGCGCCAACAAGCGCCACCTGCTCGAGGTCAAGCCCAGCACCCGCACCCGCCGCCTGTCGGTGGACGCGGTCGTCGCCCCGGCCGACGCCAAGAAGGTCAAGAAGCTCCTCGGCCTCTGA
- the infC gene encoding translation initiation factor IF-3: MSEPRINDRIRVPEVRLVGPNGEQVGIVRVEDALRLADEAGLDLVEVAPTARPPVCKLMDFGKFKYESDMKAREARKNQTNTILKEIRFRLKIDPHDYGTKKGHVERFLKAGDKVKVMIMFRGREQSRPEMGFRLLQRLAEDVADLGSVESSPRQDGRNMVMVIGPHKKKAEAKAEERRRKDAEAAQPAGGTADAPAGGTPDETAATAS, encoded by the coding sequence ATCAGCGAGCCCCGCATCAACGACCGCATCCGTGTTCCCGAGGTGCGGCTCGTGGGCCCCAACGGCGAACAGGTCGGCATCGTGCGCGTCGAGGACGCGTTGCGGCTGGCGGACGAAGCAGGCCTCGACCTGGTCGAGGTCGCTCCGACGGCGCGGCCGCCGGTCTGCAAGCTCATGGACTTCGGCAAGTTCAAGTACGAGTCCGACATGAAGGCCCGCGAAGCCCGCAAGAACCAGACGAACACGATCCTCAAGGAGATCCGGTTCCGTCTGAAGATCGACCCGCACGACTACGGCACCAAGAAGGGCCACGTCGAGCGGTTCCTCAAGGCGGGTGACAAGGTCAAGGTCATGATCATGTTCCGCGGGCGTGAGCAGTCCCGGCCCGAGATGGGCTTCCGGCTGCTGCAGCGCCTCGCGGAGGACGTGGCGGACCTGGGCAGCGTCGAGAGCTCGCCGCGCCAGGACGGCCGCAACATGGTGATGGTCATCGGGCCGCACAAGAAGAAGGCCGAGGCCAAGGCCGAGGAGCGTCGCCGCAAGGACGCCGAGGCCGCCCAGCCGGCCGGGGGGACCGCGGACGCACCGGCCGGCGGGACGCCGGACGAGACGGCCGCCACGGCGTCCTGA
- a CDS encoding DUF1844 domain-containing protein gives MQSQTPPDAVDPDEVDPGALAARDIADVPAAELITTTAVHLMSAAAVKCGLADGPDAADHLDLAEARVLITALAGLVVTSAPDVGGQHARSLRDGLRSLQLAFREASDVPDEPGKGPGERLTGSVV, from the coding sequence ATGCAGTCACAGACCCCTCCCGACGCGGTGGACCCCGACGAGGTGGATCCCGGCGCGCTGGCCGCCCGCGACATCGCCGACGTGCCGGCGGCCGAGCTCATCACGACCACCGCCGTGCACCTCATGAGCGCCGCGGCCGTCAAGTGCGGTCTGGCGGACGGGCCCGACGCGGCCGACCACCTCGACCTCGCCGAGGCGCGCGTCCTCATCACGGCCCTCGCCGGTCTCGTCGTCACCTCCGCCCCGGACGTCGGCGGTCAGCACGCCCGGTCGCTGCGCGACGGGCTGCGCTCCCTGCAACTGGCCTTCCGCGAGGCCTCCGACGTGCCGGACGAGCCGGGCAAGGGGCCCGGCGAGCGCCTCACGGGAAGCGTGGTCTGA
- a CDS encoding DoxX family protein — protein MANNDLGLLALRLGIGGTLVAHGAQKLFGAFGGGGLEGTAGAMHAMGFRPGKRNAVLAGASEAGGGALLALGLATPVGGASAAAAMAAASFVHKPNGFFVTSGGFEYPAVLGLASAALAVGGPGRYSLDAVTGHLFNKRWTTVLALAAAGVGAYTTIKARQGAVAADAAEAGTGDAAEVAEGGRD, from the coding sequence GTGGCGAACAACGACCTGGGCCTGCTGGCCCTGCGCCTGGGCATCGGCGGCACCCTCGTCGCCCACGGCGCGCAGAAGCTGTTCGGCGCCTTCGGCGGCGGCGGCCTCGAGGGCACCGCGGGCGCCATGCACGCCATGGGCTTCCGCCCCGGCAAGCGCAACGCCGTCCTCGCGGGCGCCTCGGAGGCCGGCGGCGGAGCCCTGCTGGCCCTCGGCCTGGCGACGCCCGTGGGCGGCGCCTCGGCGGCCGCGGCGATGGCCGCGGCGTCGTTCGTGCACAAGCCCAACGGCTTCTTCGTCACCTCGGGCGGTTTCGAGTACCCGGCCGTCCTGGGGCTGGCGTCGGCGGCGCTGGCCGTCGGCGGTCCCGGCCGCTACAGCCTGGACGCCGTGACGGGGCACCTGTTCAACAAGCGGTGGACGACCGTCCTGGCGCTGGCCGCCGCCGGCGTCGGCGCCTACACCACCATCAAGGCGCGCCAGGGGGCGGTGGCCGCGGACGCCGCCGAGGCCGGGACCGGCGACGCGGCCGAGGTCGCCGAGGGCGGTCGGGACTGA
- a CDS encoding SseB family protein, whose protein sequence is MTAPEPAHDPRTTDSAGVPWAGRTLQPNAFAGDDGSRSPELDAALAAWDAVGQDPLARVHAERAVVLALCGGRVFAPVVAELGEAGEDGGDKSADMALALLTQPDGRRGLPLFTDLAALTAWRPDARPVPVPAEQAALSGAQEECDVLVLDPAGPVRFVVRRSAFWSLARGEAWTPAALDPALAAAVADAVRDLPAVRGTRCEPGRGAELRVVLGVSPGLDRDGLDDLLRRVGERLAAGVVAERAESLEFQVLPA, encoded by the coding sequence CTGACCGCGCCCGAACCTGCCCACGACCCCCGCACGACCGACTCCGCGGGGGTCCCGTGGGCCGGACGGACCCTGCAGCCCAACGCCTTCGCCGGCGACGACGGGTCCCGCTCGCCGGAGCTCGACGCGGCGCTGGCCGCGTGGGACGCCGTCGGGCAGGACCCGCTCGCCCGGGTGCACGCCGAACGGGCGGTCGTGCTCGCGCTCTGCGGCGGCCGGGTCTTCGCTCCCGTGGTCGCCGAGCTGGGGGAAGCGGGCGAGGACGGCGGCGACAAGAGCGCCGACATGGCCCTGGCGCTGCTCACCCAGCCCGACGGCCGCCGCGGCCTGCCGCTGTTCACCGACCTCGCCGCGCTGACCGCCTGGCGGCCGGACGCGCGGCCGGTGCCGGTGCCCGCCGAGCAGGCGGCGTTGTCGGGGGCGCAGGAGGAGTGCGACGTGCTCGTCCTCGACCCCGCCGGGCCGGTGCGTTTCGTGGTGCGCCGCAGCGCGTTCTGGTCCCTGGCGCGCGGGGAGGCGTGGACGCCCGCGGCCCTGGACCCGGCCCTGGCGGCGGCCGTCGCCGATGCCGTGCGTGACCTCCCGGCCGTCCGGGGCACCCGCTGCGAACCGGGCCGGGGGGCGGAGCTGCGCGTCGTCCTCGGGGTGAGCCCGGGTCTGGACCGGGACGGGCTCGACGACCTGCTGCGGCGGGTGGGGGAGCGGCTGGCCGCCGGCGTCGTCGCCGAGCGCGCCGAGTCGCTGGAGTTCCAGGTCCTGCCGGCCTGA
- the priA gene encoding bifunctional 1-(5-phosphoribosyl)-5-((5-phosphoribosylamino)methylideneamino)imidazole-4-carboxamide isomerase/phosphoribosylanthranilate isomerase PriA: MTSENTAPAAHRLELLPAVDVADGQAVRLVQGEAGSETFYGAPLDAAFAWQEAGAEWVHLVDLDAAFGRGSNRALLAEVVGRLDVAVELSGGIRDDASLEAALATGCRRVNLGTAALEDPEWTRSAIARHGDRIAVGLDVRGTTLAARGWTREGGDLWEVLARLDADGCSRYVVTDVTKDGTLRGPNVELLREVCSRTKAPVVASGGISSLEDLRVLRDLVDTGVEGAIVGKALYAGNFTLAQALDVAGRP, encoded by the coding sequence GTGACCAGCGAGAACACCGCCCCCGCCGCGCACCGGCTCGAACTCCTGCCCGCCGTCGACGTCGCCGACGGCCAGGCCGTCCGCCTCGTCCAGGGCGAGGCCGGCAGCGAGACCTTCTACGGCGCGCCGCTGGACGCCGCGTTCGCGTGGCAGGAGGCGGGCGCCGAGTGGGTCCACCTCGTCGACCTCGACGCCGCCTTCGGCCGCGGCTCGAACCGCGCACTGCTGGCCGAGGTCGTCGGCCGCCTCGACGTCGCGGTCGAGCTGTCCGGCGGGATCCGCGACGACGCCTCGCTCGAGGCCGCGCTCGCCACCGGCTGCCGCCGCGTGAACCTCGGCACGGCCGCGCTGGAGGACCCGGAGTGGACGCGGTCGGCCATCGCCCGGCACGGCGACCGCATCGCCGTCGGGCTCGACGTGCGCGGCACGACGCTGGCCGCTCGCGGCTGGACGCGCGAGGGCGGGGACCTGTGGGAGGTGCTCGCGCGCCTGGACGCCGACGGCTGCTCCCGCTACGTCGTCACCGACGTCACCAAGGACGGCACGCTGCGCGGCCCGAACGTCGAGCTCCTGCGCGAGGTCTGCTCCCGGACGAAGGCCCCGGTCGTCGCCTCCGGGGGCATCTCCAGCCTCGAGGACCTGCGCGTGCTGCGGGACCTCGTCGACACCGGTGTCGAGGGTGCCATCGTCGGCAAGGCCCTCTACGCCGGGAACTTCACGCTCGCGCAGGCCCTCGACGTGGCCGGCCGGCCCTGA
- the hisH gene encoding imidazole glycerol phosphate synthase subunit HisH: MTSVVVLDYGFGNVRSAVRALERVGASVELTSDRKRALEADGLLVPGVGAFAAVNAGLKAIGGDSIVDRRLAGGRPVLGICVGLQVMFETSTEPGDGVPDGLAQWPGTVERLPADVVPHMGWSTVEPPTGSRLFAGVEDERFYFVHSYAVQRFEMVDTTDGRVPLPQITWAEHGTRFVAAVENGALSATQFHPEKSGDAGARLLRNWVDSLT; this comes from the coding sequence GTGACGTCGGTCGTCGTCCTGGACTACGGCTTCGGCAACGTCCGCTCCGCCGTCCGCGCCCTGGAACGGGTCGGCGCGTCGGTGGAGCTGACGTCGGACCGGAAGCGGGCCCTGGAGGCCGACGGGCTGCTCGTCCCCGGTGTGGGCGCGTTCGCGGCCGTCAACGCGGGGCTGAAGGCCATCGGCGGCGACTCGATCGTGGACCGGCGCCTGGCCGGGGGCCGGCCCGTCCTCGGGATCTGCGTCGGGCTGCAGGTGATGTTCGAGACGTCCACCGAACCCGGTGACGGCGTCCCCGACGGCCTGGCCCAGTGGCCCGGCACCGTCGAACGCCTCCCCGCCGACGTCGTCCCGCACATGGGCTGGTCGACCGTGGAGCCGCCCACCGGCTCCCGCCTGTTCGCCGGCGTGGAGGACGAGCGGTTCTACTTCGTGCACTCCTACGCCGTGCAGCGCTTCGAGATGGTCGACACCACGGACGGCCGCGTGCCGCTGCCGCAGATCACCTGGGCCGAGCACGGGACCAGGTTCGTCGCCGCCGTCGAGAACGGCGCGCTGTCCGCGACCCAGTTCCACCCCGAGAAGTCCGGCGACGCGGGCGCCCGGCTGCTGCGGAACTGGGTCGACTCCCTCACCTGA